ATTAAAAGTATTCAATAATGACAAAGGAATAATCAGCTATAATGGGACAAATGAAGCAAACAGCACACAAAGAATTGTAATACAGGGAGGGCAGATATTATTCCAAGAAAAAGGTTGAATAGGTCTCTGGTACACAGTAAATGTACTGAAAAAATATATATTTATAGAGAATATAAATATAAGGCAGATCCAAAACCAAGTAAGAGTAGTAAGATTTACCAGTCCTTACCATATAAATGATAATAGATGGCAGACAACTAAAATAGAAGCATTGGTAAGTATAGTTGATGGGTGGACTGATAAATCAAATCTTGAAGGGGCAGAACTTGAAATACCTATGACATTAAAATTAAGAGGTGATGGATATGTTGAGATATCTACAAGTAATACAAGTTTATCGCCAAATACAATAATAAATATAATGCTTTTTGAAGGAGATATAAGAGAAAGTTAGTATTTTCCAATTTTATTAAAAATGGAAAAATTTGAAAGGAGAAATAGAAATGGCATTTGCTGATTGGACTACTATTACAGATTATAATCAAGCTCTATACAAAACAAGAGCAAGTGAAAATTTTGAATTTATAATATCAGATAGTTTTAAAAATCCAGTATTTATGGTTTTTTGGAATGGGATTAAATATAATGGAACTATTACAGGCCTTTCTCCTGTTGTTTCTAAAGTGTCTGGAACAAGATATAAAGTAGAACCATATATAAGAACACCATCACAATTAGGGCGGACAGTAACAACAGATACTGTTTCAGGTGGAGGAACTTACCAATATATAGTTGGAAATATTCCAGCTACTAGGAGAATAAGCTTTGCAGGTTATTTATATCCTACAGGAGTTGTAGGGGCTATGAATGGAACTGTAGATATAGAAGTGTTAAATCCGCAGGACAGTTCAGTTATACAGAAATTTGAAAAAATAAATATGGCAGGAACTTCATATATGGGTAGTTACTGGTGGTTTTATGCAGTGCCACAACAATATTATAATAATGGAGTTGCTTTAAGATATACATTAACTCATACAAGGGATTTATCATGTAAGGATATTTTTATGATAGCAATAGACAATGATTTATTCTGGAAAGATAACGGGTCAGGAGGACTTGTTTCTGATGGATATAATAAAGCTCTTGTAGCAGACGCAGAATTGACAATTCTTGTCCTAGAAAAAGGAGAAAGGGAGTTGACATAATGGCAGAATGGAAAACGAAAAGCAGAATAAAAAAGACGCAAATGGTAAGAATAACTGGAAATAGTGAAATAGATATACAACAGCTTTTTATAGGAACAGGAGTTGAAAAAGCACAAGTATTCACTTTAAATGATGGGATAATTCTTGGGTCGACTTCATGTGATTATGATACTGGGTGGAGTTATGAAGGAGTAAAAGCAAAAATAACAAGCAAAGTAAAAACATGGAGTACAACCCCTGCTCTTTTCTTTGCAGATATAGAAAATAAAAGAGAACACCCTTTATATGCAGATGGAAAATTTACTACAATAACAATTCCAAGTGGATATAGTCTTTATACTATAGAAGTAGCGGGAAAAGGAATATTTACAGTATATGAAAATGAAGAGCCAGTGACATTTCAAATGGCAGATAACGAGACAATAACACCAGCTAAAGTATATAGAATATGCTACAAGCAAAAGGCAGAAACTGTAAATATAAGAGTATCAGGAGTAAATATATCATGGGCTTATATGTCATCATGCTACTACTTTGAAAGAACAGAAAGAAATGTAAAAAATACAGTAGTAGTGACAGAAGGAATATACGGCAATTCTAATATGGGGAATGGGCTTACAATACCAGCAACACCAGGAGAAAAGCCAGGTCCTTCAATTTATCCAGTTATTGGAAAATTGGGAATGAATGGAAATATATTTAATTTTTATTCTATGACTAAAGTTACAGATAATACAAATGTAGAAAATATAGAAGATTTTGATCTTAGCCTTATGCAAGGATTAACACACCTATCATATCCATATGTAACTGCATTAAAAGGACCTATATTTATGAATGGAAGAGGAATAAAATATATTCAGCTTGGCAGCAATAAAAATCCAGTTATATGGAGTGAAGGTTCAGGGTGGGTTACAGATCCAACTCTTTATATTGATGAAGACAATTATAATACAGTTATTTTAACTATATATACAGAAGGAGGATTGGCATTCCCCATAAAAAAATATCCTTCTACTGCAAATATTGTACTTAATTTTGAGGAGGCATAAAATGGGAAGAATTGTTTTAAGTGGAGTAGAGTTTAAATTCGAGAAAGTAAATGATGAATTAGGAGAAACAGGAGTATTAAAACAAAATATTTTTCTTAATAATAATGGACTTACAGAAGTTGAAATGGATACTATAACAATTATAGAAAATGGAGCTTTTAAAAATTGTTCCAATTTAACAAAAGCTTTATTTCCCAAAATTATGATACTAGGAGAAGAAGCATTTTATTATTGTAGCAGTTTAACAAATATAACCTTAAATAATTCTTTGACAGAAATAAAAAATAAGTCATTTCAAAGATGTGGCAGTTTAGGAAGTATTAATTTACCAAGCAATTTAGAAAAAATAGGAGATTTTGCTTTTGAATATGACACAAAACTAATAATTGGCAACACTTTAAATAATTTAAAAGAAATAGGGATAGCTGCTTTTCAAAATTGCACAAGTTTAAATATAAATTTTGGAGTAGAAAAAATAACTAAAATAGGAGAATATGCTTTTTATGGATGTGTAAATTTACAATTATCTATATTTCCACCTAATTTAAAAACACTTGAACAAGGGCAATTTTACGGTTGTGTTCTTTGTACTTTTAATTTTCTACCTAATAAATTTACAGAATTACCAAGACAAATATTTTATGGAACAGGGGTTACTTTTAAAAATTTACCATTTATAAAAAGACTTGGAGATAATTGTCTTGGTAATTGCAAAAATTTAACAACATTAACTTTAGGAAGTAAGGGGAATCCTGTTGAATATATTACTCCTTATAATTTAACAGGGGTAGTTACTTTTGGCAGCCTTTATAATTGTACTAATTTAACAAAATTAACAATATATACAACAGGCGGACAGGCACTTGCAGGGGCTCCATGGGGGGCAACAAATGCAGCAATAACTTATTTACCAGCATAAAAGGAGGGAAATTTATGAAGAATTTAGGAATAATAGAAGAATTAAAGGATATCTCAACATTAACAGTAATTAAAGATCTTATAAAAGAGAGTAATCCATTAACTTTAGTTTATGAAAATGAAACCTCTGGATATGTAAAATTTGATAATGGACTAATTATTCAATGGGGGCAAAGAGAAATTACTCCTTCAACAACAATATTTATGCAAGATATATCATATCCTATATCTTTTACAAAATATTCATTACCATTTATAAGTAGATCTTATGGTTATTCATCACCAAGTCAGAGGATGTTTTGTGCCTCATCTTTAACCACATCTACTTTTAGAATTATAATTGAATCAACTGTGCAAACAGTTCTTAATCAAAAAGATACATATTTCTGGTTTGCAATAGGAGTGTAAAATAATAAAATTGTATTCATATATAGATTAATAGCTTATTTAATAAATAAGAGGAGAATAAAAAATGAAAAATTTAGGAAAAATTGAAAATAAAAAAGATATAGCTACATTAAGTAATATAATTGAAATTCCATATGGTGGAATAATAACAGTTCCAAAACATGTATCTATACCAGATGGATATATTGAATGGGGAACAACTTTAAAAGCAGAAGACTATCCACATTTAGTAGATATTTTTGGAACTACCAATATAATATTAAAACCTGTTGAAATATCTATGACAAGTAATAATAGCAGTAGTGAGTTATATATAGAAACTACAAATGATGAAACAGGGTATAATTGTGATGAAACATTTAATAATTTATGGAAAATGTTTGATAAAGATAAGGAAAATGGTTATTTTGCAGGTGATGGAGTTAGTACTACATATGAACCTCAGTATGGAAGAAGGCCATGGTTTTTACTAAAAGGAACAGCTGTATCAGCATTATATGATATTCGTGATAAAATATCAATGATTAAAGCTACTTATAAGTGGAGACAGAACAACATAGCAGAGTATAATTCACAATCATTCTGGATGAATTTTAATTTAAATGGGATGTCTGGAAATTCTTTTAATCCAAGTTTTCAATTAATACCAGGAGAAGAATATGAAGGAAGTTTTACTACAAATATCTTTATTGAACAATTAAATAACCAACCAGAAGAAAATAAATATATTCAGGTATCAAGTTGGGCATCAGATGCCAAATTATTGGAAATATTTGATATACAATTAGAATTACCAGTTGTTTCTAATGACTCATATATTGATATTCCTTTAGATTGGTCACCAAACCAATCTATGATACAAAACTTACAAAGTAAATCAGTGAAATATCTTATGTATGTAGGAAATTCTATAAAATAGCAAAGAAAGAAAAATGGAGGTTAAAAGTGGGTGAATTAATTGAGTATTTAGTAAGTTATGGAGCTTTAGGATTTATAACTGCATATTTTTTATGCAATGATTATAAAGACAGAGAAACTTACAGACAATTTATGTCAGAATTAATGAATAAAGTAAATGAACATGAAAGAAGAATTACAGCTTTGGAAGATGAGAAAAAATAAATAATAGTGTTAGTATAATTTATAATACTAACACTATTTTCATGAAATAGTAGCTATAATATTATTATGACAAATATCAAAAGCTTTAGATGTAAGTATTTATAAAAATTATATTTACTTTACTTATAAATTTTATACTTAAATAAATAAAAAATACTCTTAATTTTATAGAGTATTTTTTTATTTACTATATCGAGTATTATTTAAGTGAAAACGATAATGTTCTGAATTTATAAACTGTTTTCCAATGTGAATAAGTTTCTTTTTGTCATCATACATCTGGGTATAAAGAAAGAAAAGAGGCTCTCCATTTGACAGCTGCATTAAAGGAGCAATATCACTTCCAGCACAAACTATGTCTATATATGAATTATTTGAAGAATCAACCTTTATACCATATTTATCTTTTAAAAGAGAATAAAGTGAAGTAGTTAAAGGTTCAGAAATCAGAAAATCAAACTTTGGATATGGAAAATAGTTATTTTCACACATTATAGGAAAACCATCTGCAAATCGTATACGTTGTATAAATAAGATCTTTTCACTTTTTTTCAATCCCATTTCTTTTATTTGTTCTTCTGTAGGTATAAGAATTTCCTTTTTGGTAACAATACTTGAAGGGATCATTCCATTTATTTCACAAGACTCAGTAAAACTTAGTAGATTATCAATTTTTCTCTGTATTTTATTTTGCTGTACAAAAGTACCCTTACCTTGTTTTTTCAATAAAAGACCTTCCCTAACTAATTCTTCAATAGCCTTTCTTATTGTGATTCTACTGACTTTATAGATTTCGCTCAATTCAGTTTCTGTGGGTATTTTTTCCCCATGTCCAAGAGTTCCATTTTTTATAGAGTTTTTTAATTCTTCTTTGAGCTGTTTATATAAAGGTATTTTTGTATTTGAAATTAATGTTGCTGTCATATTAAATCTCCTTAAATTACTGAATATATGATACTTATTTTATTATACTATGTAATTTAATAAACAACAAGAAAATTCATTATAGAATGTTATATATCAAATAAAAAAACACTATTGTTTATAACGTTATATTATGATATAGTTGTATTATAAAATTTAATTGAAAAAGGAGCAAAAATGAATTCAAAGGAAATCATAAAAAAAATATTAGATGAAAAAAAGTGTATTAAAAATATATATTTTATAGCATGTGGAGGTTCTCTAGTTGATCTTTATCCAGGATTTTATTTTATACAGGCTGAATCCTCTTCAATATATTCAGCATGGTATACTGCTAAAGAATTTGCTGTAACTCCACCAAAAACTTTAGGAAAAAATAGCTTGGTGATAGCAGTATCACATGGGGGAAATACAAAGGAAACTATTGAAGCAGCAAGAATTGGTAAAAATGCTGGAGCATCAGTTATTACTTTAACTCACAATAAAGATTCTATTTGTGGTGGAAATGAATTTATATCATGGGTATATGACTGGTCTTTTGATGTAGATGAGAAAGATAAACCCCAAGGAATAGTTCTTTCACTGTTAAATGAGCTTTTATATAGGCAGGAGGAAGATTATAAGCTGTATGAAATTATTTCTGATGGATTAGAAAATATAGATTCAATAGTTAAAAATGCAGTTAAGAAAGTTAAAAATTCTTCTTGGCTTTTTGCAGAAAAATATTGGAATGAACCATTTCTTTATATTATGGCTTCAGGAGCTTCATATTCTCAAGGGTATGGTTTTGCTATATGCTCATTGCAAGAGATGCAGTGGATGGATTGCTGCTATCTTCATTCAGGAGAATATTTTCATGGACCATTTGAAGTAACAGATGAAGATCATCTTTATATTCTTTTAATGAGTAAAGGGAAAAGCAGAGTAATGGATGAGAGAGCACTTAAGTTTTTAGAAAAATATGGGAAGAAGTATGAGGTTATAGATGCAGAACAATTAGGAATTGGAAAAATAGATGATACATGTGTTGAATATTTTAATCCAATATTATTTTATGCTATGTCAGTAGTATATCGTACAGCTCTCCAAAATAAACGTAGTCACCCTCTAGATATGAGACGTTATATGGGAGTTGTAGAATATTAAAATTGAGAGGTGAATCTATGGAAAAATATTCAATAAATGTATTGGGATTTGGAGATAATGTAGTTGATAAATATGAACACATGAAAATAATGTATCCTGGAGGAAATTGTGTAAATTTTGCTGTATATTCAAAAAATTTTGGAGTAAAAAAATCAGCATATATGGGCTATTTTGGAAATGATAATGAAGCTGAACATGTAATAGATAGTCTAGAAAAAATAGGAATAGAAACAATAAAATGTGAACAACTAGAAGGAGAAAATGGATGTGCAAAGGTAACTCTGCTTAATGGAGAACGTATATTTTTGGGATCAAATGAAGGTGGAATAAGGGGAAAAATTCCATTTGTTTTAGATAGATTTGATTTAGAATATGTAAAAAAATTTGATTTAGTTCACAGTGGAAATTATTCTTTTACAGAAAATGAACTTTATAAAATTAAAGAAACAGGGGTATATGTTTCTTTTGATTTTTCAGATGATTCTACAGAAGATTATTTGAAAAAAGTAGCTAAAAATATAGATTTTGCTTTTTGCTCCTTTGATGGAACAGAAGAAGAAACTAAAGAATATTTAAAAAAAATAGTAAATTATGGGGCTGA
Above is a window of Fusobacterium sp. DNA encoding:
- a CDS encoding leucine-rich repeat domain-containing protein gives rise to the protein MGRIVLSGVEFKFEKVNDELGETGVLKQNIFLNNNGLTEVEMDTITIIENGAFKNCSNLTKALFPKIMILGEEAFYYCSSLTNITLNNSLTEIKNKSFQRCGSLGSINLPSNLEKIGDFAFEYDTKLIIGNTLNNLKEIGIAAFQNCTSLNINFGVEKITKIGEYAFYGCVNLQLSIFPPNLKTLEQGQFYGCVLCTFNFLPNKFTELPRQIFYGTGVTFKNLPFIKRLGDNCLGNCKNLTTLTLGSKGNPVEYITPYNLTGVVTFGSLYNCTNLTKLTIYTTGGQALAGAPWGATNAAITYLPA
- a CDS encoding GntR family transcriptional regulator; this encodes MTATLISNTKIPLYKQLKEELKNSIKNGTLGHGEKIPTETELSEIYKVSRITIRKAIEELVREGLLLKKQGKGTFVQQNKIQRKIDNLLSFTESCEINGMIPSSIVTKKEILIPTEEQIKEMGLKKSEKILFIQRIRFADGFPIMCENNYFPYPKFDFLISEPLTTSLYSLLKDKYGIKVDSSNNSYIDIVCAGSDIAPLMQLSNGEPLFFLYTQMYDDKKKLIHIGKQFINSEHYRFHLNNTRYSK
- a CDS encoding SIS domain-containing protein; this encodes MNSKEIIKKILDEKKCIKNIYFIACGGSLVDLYPGFYFIQAESSSIYSAWYTAKEFAVTPPKTLGKNSLVIAVSHGGNTKETIEAARIGKNAGASVITLTHNKDSICGGNEFISWVYDWSFDVDEKDKPQGIVLSLLNELLYRQEEDYKLYEIISDGLENIDSIVKNAVKKVKNSSWLFAEKYWNEPFLYIMASGASYSQGYGFAICSLQEMQWMDCCYLHSGEYFHGPFEVTDEDHLYILLMSKGKSRVMDERALKFLEKYGKKYEVIDAEQLGIGKIDDTCVEYFNPILFYAMSVVYRTALQNKRSHPLDMRRYMGVVEY
- a CDS encoding PfkB family carbohydrate kinase; its protein translation is MEKYSINVLGFGDNVVDKYEHMKIMYPGGNCVNFAVYSKNFGVKKSAYMGYFGNDNEAEHVIDSLEKIGIETIKCEQLEGENGCAKVTLLNGERIFLGSNEGGIRGKIPFVLDRFDLEYVKKFDLVHSGNYSFTENELYKIKETGVYVSFDFSDDSTEDYLKKVAKNIDFAFCSFDGTEEETKEYLKKIVNYGAETACASRGAQGCILYDGGDYYIQKAVSMEKVVDTMGAGDSLIASYLASYLSSIKKGIDKKEAIKISLMKASEFAAEVCAIDGAFGYGKKYE